CGAGGAGATGCAGAAACTGCTGCGACTGAAGGAGCGCTTCCCTAGCAACGCAAAGATGGCCAACTTCTATGCCGCGGAACTGGCGAATATCACAGCGGATCCAGACACCCGCCTGCAGTTGCAGAACCGTTTGATGCTCCAGCCACTTCCTGGATCCGCATCTGGCATTGCCGATGACTTTCAGAAGATTGCTCAGACCTATTTTCATGCCACTGCCGAGTGTGTTGACCTGGAGCAGACGGAGAAGCTGCGTCGCCACATAAACGAGCAGATCTTGGCCAGCGTTGGCGGCGGCAGCTGGGATCAGATCCAGCTGGAGGGTAGTCCAGTGGCCAAGACGCTGCTCCTGCTGGCGGCCAGTCTGCAGAGCAAGTGGTTCCTGCCCTTCAGTGCCTACAGAACCGGACTGTATGAGTTCCACAGCGGCAGCCAGGTCAAATCGGTGGCCATGCTCTTCGACGACGACATGTTCGTCAAGTATGCGGAGCTGCGGGATCTGGACGCGCGCGCCATTGAGCTGCCCTACGAGCACGCCGAGGAGCTGTCCATGCTGCTCATCCTGCCCAACCAGCGCCACGGGCTGCCgcagctggaggagcagctgcGGGGCCTGGACCTGGGCGCACTGCAGCAACGCATGCAGATGGAGGGCGTTCAGGTGCTGCTGCCCAAGTTCTGCATCGATTTCGAGTGCAGTCTGCGGCAGCCCCTGAAACAGGTCTGTAAACCGCAAATATTGCACGCTTTCTGCACGCTTTTTAATCTCAAATAATTTGCCCAACAGCTTGGCTTTGAGGAGATATTCGGTGCATCGGCCAACTTCAAACATCTGCATCCCTCTGGCAGCCTGCCCGTTGTCGATGTTCTCCAAAAGCTGCGCATTAGCTTGAACGAGTCTGGATCCGGACTCCCGTTGCCATGCACTACAGCAggtattatgtttttaatagtCCCCAAAAATGTGCACATCACTATACATAAGCCTTTTCAGAGTATAAGCCCATTGTGATCAGCAATTCCTCCCGCCAGAAATTCTTCCGAGCCGACCATCCATTTTTCTTTGCCATTCGCAGTGAGAAGGTGACCTACCTAATGGGTCATGTGGTGGAATCCTAGAGCCCACTGGGACAAGCTGAGAAAGTGGACAAGTGGTTTGTGcaatatttaaacttatataaaaataagtaaaataaaactaatatttactaaaaaagtaaataatgtTAAAGCCGATTAAAAAAATGGGCTTCCCAAGGTATGTGAATTTTTTCTGATTTGTCAACTGGATATTTTGTTCCAATTCAGATACACTTTCAATGTATTTAATTGCAATAAACTCTTCCTGAAAGGAACTTTTTGACAGATGTCAAATACTAATTccttattcaaatttatttccaAAGAAGATTAAAAAACGTAGTCCCACTccccaaacaaaacaaatcacaACTCTTATTTTCATAGATTTTCTAACAAGAGTCTTGAGtttatttaaagatatatatCTGTATAATTTGCTTTGTTCCAGAAATAGTCCTGTTatgtttattagttttacaattattgtattttgtaGGTTTTTATCTTTGTTACTTAATGGGGCttaattttgctttaattctaggaaaactttaaatggaatcaaaaacattttcacacCTTGCTGTGCTCTCGCTCATTCAATTTTCATCTTCATTGTGTTCTCCTTAATAGGCTTTTGTAAATCTAgctaaaaagttatttttagtttaaattctttca
This genomic stretch from Drosophila gunungcola strain Sukarami unplaced genomic scaffold, Dgunungcola_SK_2 000001F, whole genome shotgun sequence harbors:
- the LOC128262689 gene encoding serine protease inhibitor 42Dd, with the translated sequence MSESSSPSPSFVPHQSHIGAGIYHNIATSYTDQNVVVSPLLVEATLSLLFLGSDGATAEEMQKLLRLKERFPSNAKMANFYAAELANITADPDTRLQLQNRLMLQPLPGSASGIADDFQKIAQTYFHATAECVDLEQTEKLRRHINEQILASVGGGSWDQIQLEGSPVAKTLLLLAASLQSKWFLPFSAYRTGLYEFHSGSQVKSVAMLFDDDMFVKYAELRDLDARAIELPYEHAEELSMLLILPNQRHGLPQLEEQLRGLDLGALQQRMQMEGVQVLLPKFCIDFECSLRQPLKQLGFEEIFGASANFKHLHPSGSLPVVDVLQKLRISLNESGSGLPLPCTTAEYKPIVISNSSRQKFFRADHPFFFAIRSEKVTYLMGHVVES